From one Flavobacterium kingsejongi genomic stretch:
- a CDS encoding lipid A deacylase LpxR family protein, producing MKNYIVYWFVLMSATIFGQATHEAGLVSDNDLYISLKRDQYYTNGIEIFYRSLGAVTTAKRAKTIYEFKMGQYMYNPQTAQPKNIHYHDRPYAGYLFAQAGRNHFYRDESVFKINFQLGTLGPASGAEQLQEGIHKLLGYKKVIGWEYQIQSTLGAQIQLFYSRKLLPKIANQKIDFNWHAKADLGTIWDGFTTGFTTRITLADPLLPVYNSGLYGAAMNAASQEAGEKKEFYFFITPTVKYQLYDATIQGSLFNDNSPLTYGIKPWRFFAEAGLKYRKNNWNLSYSYIYKSLEPINNAVKSHRYGSIAASYLWN from the coding sequence ATGAAGAACTATATTGTATATTGGTTTGTGTTGATGAGTGCTACTATTTTCGGACAGGCAACGCATGAAGCGGGGTTGGTTTCCGATAATGACCTGTATATTTCCCTGAAAAGAGATCAATATTATACCAATGGCATCGAGATATTCTACCGTAGCCTTGGTGCAGTGACTACTGCCAAACGTGCGAAAACCATTTATGAGTTTAAAATGGGGCAATACATGTACAATCCCCAAACGGCACAGCCTAAAAATATACATTACCATGACCGGCCCTATGCGGGGTACCTATTTGCCCAGGCCGGCCGGAATCATTTTTACCGTGATGAATCGGTATTCAAGATCAATTTTCAGTTGGGGACACTCGGGCCCGCTTCCGGCGCAGAACAATTGCAGGAGGGCATCCATAAATTGCTGGGCTACAAAAAAGTGATCGGTTGGGAGTACCAAATCCAGTCTACACTGGGGGCACAGATACAACTTTTTTATTCGCGTAAGTTACTTCCAAAAATAGCGAACCAGAAGATCGACTTTAACTGGCACGCTAAAGCAGATCTCGGAACCATCTGGGATGGCTTTACCACAGGCTTTACCACCAGGATTACACTTGCCGATCCATTATTGCCCGTATACAATTCCGGTTTATATGGCGCTGCAATGAATGCGGCATCGCAGGAAGCAGGAGAGAAAAAAGAATTCTATTTTTTCATTACCCCAACCGTCAAATACCAGCTTTATGATGCGACCATACAGGGGAGCCTTTTCAATGATAACAGTCCGCTGACATATGGTATTAAGCCCTGGCGCTTTTTTGCGGAAGCAGGATTAAAATACCGTAAAAACAACTGGAACCTGTCGTATTCCTATATTTATAAATCGCTAGAGCCCATTAACAATGCGGTAAAGAGCCATCGGTATGGCAGTATAGCGGCTTCCTATTTATGGAATTGA
- the mtgA gene encoding monofunctional biosynthetic peptidoglycan transglycosylase: MVKKITRFLFKAFLWFLGISVFFVIIFKFLPVPFTPLMPVRAMEQRADGKEVHFSHDWVPLEDISQNLQKAVIASEDDTFLDHNGFDFQALKKAYKNNSKGKKLKGGSTISQQTAKNVFLWQGRSYFRKALEAYFTVLIEIFWGKERIMEVYLNSIEMGDGVYGAEAAAQHWYGKSCKSLTKTEAAGIAAILPNPRKFKASNSSSYINNRKTKIVRRMRYVGDLDY, encoded by the coding sequence ATGGTTAAAAAAATAACACGTTTTCTATTTAAAGCTTTCCTCTGGTTTCTCGGAATCTCAGTGTTCTTTGTCATTATTTTCAAATTTCTCCCGGTGCCTTTTACGCCACTAATGCCGGTACGGGCGATGGAACAGCGTGCAGATGGTAAGGAAGTGCATTTTAGCCACGACTGGGTGCCGTTGGAAGATATCTCACAGAATTTACAGAAAGCAGTCATTGCCAGTGAAGACGATACTTTTTTAGATCATAATGGATTTGATTTCCAGGCCCTGAAAAAAGCCTATAAGAATAATAGCAAAGGCAAAAAGCTGAAAGGCGGGAGTACCATCTCGCAACAGACGGCAAAAAATGTATTCCTGTGGCAGGGACGGAGTTATTTTCGGAAAGCGCTCGAAGCCTATTTTACGGTACTCATTGAAATATTCTGGGGAAAAGAACGGATCATGGAAGTCTACCTGAATAGTATTGAAATGGGAGATGGCGTTTATGGCGCTGAAGCTGCCGCACAACATTGGTATGGGAAATCGTGCAAGAGCCTCACCAAAACAGAAGCCGCCGGAATTGCCGCCATATTACCCAATCCACGAAAGTTTAAGGCGAGTAACTCATCGTCTTATATTAATAACCGTAAGACAAAAATTGTCCGTCGGATGCGGTATGTAGGGGATCTGGATTATTAG
- a CDS encoding NAD(P)/FAD-dependent oxidoreductase has product MQLSYWEVKNWFTGVDYTVIGSGIVGLNTALRLRERFPKSRILILEKGALPQGASTKNAGFACFGSLSEIIEDLKNHSEDDVLHLIEKRWKGLGLLRKRVGDAALDYRPYGGYELFLKQDESTYAECRAKMPFVNDLLRPMFKSDVYNLQTDRFNFGKTREQLVFNPFEGQIDSGMMMQALLKQVAAADIQLLNSQELIGYETLQDGVVVQLKDFSFTTRKLVLATNGFAAQQGISGVVPARAQVLITEPIPNLDLKGTFHLDKGYYYFRNVGDRILFGGARNLDFVGETTTTLANTKIIQDQLELMLKEVILPQHKFTIAQRWSGIMGMGPDKNPIVQSLSDHVYCGVKLSGIGIAIGGLIGQELADLV; this is encoded by the coding sequence ATGCAGTTAAGCTATTGGGAGGTCAAAAACTGGTTTACAGGAGTTGACTATACGGTCATTGGAAGCGGGATTGTGGGGCTTAATACCGCATTGCGCTTGCGGGAGCGTTTTCCAAAAAGCCGGATCCTTATTTTAGAGAAAGGGGCTTTGCCACAGGGAGCGAGTACCAAAAATGCCGGATTTGCCTGTTTTGGGAGTTTATCGGAAATTATAGAAGACCTGAAAAACCATTCCGAGGACGACGTATTGCATTTGATTGAAAAACGTTGGAAAGGCCTTGGATTATTGCGCAAAAGAGTAGGTGATGCCGCGTTGGATTACCGGCCTTATGGCGGTTATGAATTGTTCCTGAAGCAGGACGAAAGTACATATGCCGAATGCCGGGCCAAAATGCCTTTTGTAAATGACCTGCTCCGCCCCATGTTTAAGTCAGATGTGTATAACCTGCAAACCGATCGGTTTAATTTTGGAAAAACCCGGGAACAGTTGGTCTTTAATCCTTTTGAAGGGCAGATTGATAGTGGGATGATGATGCAGGCCTTATTAAAGCAGGTGGCTGCAGCCGATATACAATTGCTGAACAGCCAGGAACTTATCGGTTATGAAACGCTGCAAGACGGCGTTGTCGTACAGCTGAAAGATTTCAGTTTTACAACCCGGAAATTAGTACTGGCAACCAATGGTTTTGCAGCACAACAGGGCATCTCCGGAGTAGTGCCTGCCCGGGCACAGGTGCTGATTACGGAGCCTATCCCTAATCTGGACCTGAAAGGGACTTTTCACCTGGATAAAGGGTACTATTACTTTCGCAATGTAGGGGATCGGATCTTATTTGGAGGTGCCCGCAACCTGGATTTTGTAGGAGAAACTACGACAACGCTGGCCAACACAAAAATAATACAGGACCAATTGGAATTGATGTTAAAAGAAGTAATTTTGCCGCAGCATAAATTTACAATCGCACAGCGCTGGAGCGGCATCATGGGTATGGGCCCGGATAAAAATCCAATTGTCCAATCCCTATCCGACCATGTGTATTGCGGGGTGAAATTGAGCGGTATTGGAATCGCTATTGGTGGTCTTATCGGACAGGAATTAGCTGATTTAGTATAA
- a CDS encoding reprolysin-like metallopeptidase — MNTKLLSIAFLAMTGFSFAQQGKSFWKPTTRKADATMVTNKSRIMDPKLYELDVTRLRTALAEAPKRFSSTSKSGVLITFPNAEGQFEQFKVLESSNMDPELAARYPEIKSYVGQGVENPASTIYFSLSPLGLQTMTVKADQSAVFIEPYTTDLSAYAVFRKADKAASLDRFECKVIAQAHQDLDQNAARPNADDGNLRNFRLALSVTGEYTAYFGGTKALALAAINNSMTRVNGVFEKDFGVHMNLISNTDAVIYTSASTDPYSVASAGADGAWNQELQNTLTSVIGSANYDIGHLFGASGGGGNAGCIGCVCKNPTTSVPLGKGSGFTSPSDGNPQGDNFDIDYVAHEMGHQFGGNHTFTFSNEGTIAQVEPGSGSTIMGYAGITGSTDIQAHSDPFFHAVSIQQVTNYVKSTTCQTTIVTGNAIPTANAGADYTVPKGTPFMLTGSGSDANGDALTYIWEQMDKGTSSTTTPTVTRTSGPAFRSFTPSTSPVRYFPRLATVQAGATSWTWEAVPNVARTLNFRLTVRDNRAGGPANNSDDMIVTVNATAGPFSVSAPNTAVSWTGGSTQTVTWNVAGTTANGVNAANVDILLSTDGGTTYPVTLLSGTPNDGSQAVTIPNTPGTQNRIMVKGSNHIFFDISNVNFTITAGSSDTIAPTSPTSLAASNITSSSANLSWIAATDNVGVTGYDVYQNGTYKATATTTSYAVTGLSASTAYSFSVQAKDAAGNTSPSSNTVNITTISGPAISYCASQGNNVADEKIGNVTFAGINNTSTGGTGYKDFTSVSTNVTRGTAYTISITPSWTATAYNEGYAVFIDYNQNGSFTDSGEQVWTKAASTTTPVTGSITIPATASLGATRMRVSMKYNAIPTACEAFSYGQVEDYTINIVSAGKETPDTTPVTAMALYPNPVKGNSLNISGIADNTPYRIVSMLGQELGNGKVENGSIPVNRLASGTYILEVFSNDKPTVKRFIKQ, encoded by the coding sequence ATGAATACCAAATTACTCTCTATTGCATTCCTTGCAATGACAGGGTTTTCCTTCGCCCAGCAGGGAAAATCATTCTGGAAACCTACAACCAGAAAAGCGGACGCCACAATGGTGACCAACAAAAGCAGGATCATGGATCCTAAATTGTACGAGCTGGACGTTACACGTTTACGAACTGCTTTGGCCGAAGCGCCAAAACGTTTCTCCTCCACATCGAAATCCGGTGTGCTCATCACTTTCCCCAATGCAGAAGGCCAATTTGAGCAATTCAAAGTCCTGGAATCCTCCAATATGGATCCGGAACTGGCAGCCCGTTATCCTGAAATCAAATCGTATGTAGGCCAGGGTGTAGAAAATCCTGCTTCAACAATTTACTTCAGCCTTTCGCCACTGGGATTACAGACTATGACGGTCAAAGCCGATCAGTCTGCTGTATTTATCGAACCGTATACCACTGATTTAAGTGCGTATGCTGTTTTTCGCAAAGCCGACAAAGCTGCCTCACTCGATCGTTTTGAATGTAAGGTCATTGCCCAGGCACACCAGGATCTGGACCAAAATGCCGCACGCCCCAATGCTGACGATGGTAACCTGAGGAATTTCAGGCTCGCACTTTCCGTCACCGGAGAGTACACGGCTTATTTCGGAGGCACCAAAGCACTGGCACTTGCCGCAATCAATAATTCCATGACCCGTGTTAATGGTGTGTTTGAAAAAGACTTCGGTGTACACATGAACCTGATTTCCAATACCGATGCTGTAATCTACACCTCTGCTTCGACAGATCCCTATTCTGTCGCAAGTGCCGGTGCCGATGGTGCCTGGAACCAGGAACTGCAAAATACACTGACCAGTGTGATCGGAAGTGCCAATTATGATATCGGACACCTTTTTGGTGCCTCGGGTGGTGGTGGTAATGCCGGTTGTATCGGTTGCGTCTGCAAAAACCCGACTACTTCTGTCCCTTTAGGAAAAGGAAGTGGATTTACTTCTCCTTCCGATGGTAATCCGCAAGGGGATAATTTCGATATTGATTATGTTGCCCATGAAATGGGACATCAATTTGGCGGTAACCACACTTTTACATTTAGCAATGAAGGGACTATTGCCCAGGTTGAACCGGGAAGTGGATCTACAATTATGGGCTATGCCGGTATTACAGGCAGTACAGACATACAGGCGCATAGCGATCCTTTCTTCCATGCCGTAAGCATCCAGCAAGTGACCAATTATGTAAAATCAACGACCTGCCAGACTACAATAGTAACGGGTAACGCCATTCCTACTGCCAATGCGGGAGCGGATTATACGGTACCCAAAGGAACCCCTTTTATGCTCACCGGTTCCGGTAGCGACGCTAATGGTGATGCCCTGACCTACATTTGGGAACAAATGGACAAAGGCACTTCCTCCACGACCACACCTACGGTAACCCGTACGTCCGGTCCGGCATTCCGTTCTTTTACACCCTCCACAAGCCCGGTGCGTTACTTTCCAAGACTGGCTACAGTACAGGCCGGGGCTACTTCCTGGACCTGGGAAGCGGTACCCAATGTGGCCCGTACCTTAAACTTCCGACTGACGGTTCGGGACAACCGTGCCGGCGGACCTGCTAACAATAGTGATGATATGATCGTGACGGTCAATGCAACAGCAGGCCCTTTTAGCGTTAGCGCCCCAAATACTGCCGTATCCTGGACTGGAGGCTCTACACAAACGGTTACCTGGAATGTGGCCGGAACCACTGCGAATGGTGTGAACGCAGCCAATGTTGATATCTTACTTTCTACGGATGGCGGCACTACTTACCCCGTAACTTTATTGTCAGGAACACCGAATGATGGCTCCCAGGCTGTAACCATCCCGAATACTCCGGGAACTCAAAACCGCATTATGGTAAAAGGAAGCAACCATATCTTCTTTGATATTTCCAATGTCAACTTTACGATCACTGCAGGTTCTTCCGATACCATCGCACCAACGTCACCTACGAGCCTGGCGGCTTCCAATATCACTTCCAGCTCGGCGAACCTCTCCTGGATCGCTGCTACAGATAATGTTGGCGTAACCGGCTATGATGTCTACCAAAACGGCACCTATAAGGCTACTGCTACTACAACCTCTTATGCCGTAACAGGATTGAGCGCTTCCACAGCATACAGTTTCTCTGTCCAGGCAAAAGATGCCGCCGGAAATACTTCGCCATCGAGCAATACGGTCAATATTACCACCATCAGTGGCCCGGCTATTTCCTATTGTGCTTCCCAGGGCAATAATGTAGCCGACGAAAAAATAGGAAATGTTACTTTTGCCGGGATCAACAACACCTCTACCGGAGGCACAGGTTATAAGGATTTTACATCGGTATCGACCAATGTAACCCGCGGTACGGCCTATACTATTAGCATCACTCCTTCCTGGACAGCTACTGCCTATAACGAGGGCTATGCTGTCTTTATCGACTACAACCAAAATGGCAGTTTTACCGATAGCGGTGAGCAGGTATGGACCAAAGCAGCTTCTACAACGACTCCGGTTACGGGATCGATTACTATTCCGGCAACTGCTTCATTAGGTGCTACCAGAATGCGGGTATCCATGAAATACAATGCTATCCCAACTGCCTGCGAAGCCTTCTCCTATGGTCAGGTAGAAGATTACACAATCAACATTGTATCTGCCGGAAAAGAAACTCCGGATACCACTCCTGTAACCGCAATGGCGTTATATCCTAACCCGGTAAAAGGAAACAGCCTTAACATTAGCGGTATAGCCGATAATACGCCTTATCGTATTGTCAGCATGCTGGGCCAGGAACTTGGAAATGGCAAAGTGGAAAACGGCAGTATTCCCGTAAACCGTCTGGCATCCGGTACTTATATCCTGGAGGTATTCTCTAATGATAAGCCTACTGTAAAGCGTTTTATAAAACAATAA